One part of the Streptomyces lydicus genome encodes these proteins:
- a CDS encoding DUF3040 domain-containing protein, with protein sequence MPLSEHEQRMLEQMERALYAEDPKFATALEGSGLRTYTRRRVYQAVAGFLVGIALLMAGMVAQQIWISVVGFLVMLGCAVLAVTGWRKAPKAGEQQSAGGPGGPARPQSRQRRSMMNRIEDRWQRRRDEQQGH encoded by the coding sequence CGCTCTCGGAGCACGAGCAGCGCATGCTCGAGCAAATGGAGCGAGCGCTGTACGCCGAAGATCCCAAGTTCGCGACAGCGCTTGAGGGAAGCGGGCTGCGTACGTACACCCGGCGACGGGTCTACCAAGCGGTCGCGGGCTTCCTGGTGGGTATCGCCCTGCTCATGGCCGGTATGGTCGCGCAGCAGATCTGGATCAGCGTGGTGGGCTTCCTCGTCATGCTCGGCTGCGCCGTGCTGGCGGTCACGGGATGGCGCAAAGCTCCGAAAGCCGGTGAGCAGCAGTCCGCCGGCGGACCGGGCGGACCGGCGCGCCCACAGTCCAGGCAGCGCCGCTCGATGATGAACCGCATCGAGGACCGATGGCAGCGGCGCCGGGACGAGCAACAAGGCCACTGA